GTTGGGCATTGTACTGCTGACCATCAGCGCGATCATTTATTTTACCGGCAGAATTCTCGCACCGGTTTTTGCCGCCGTGATCATTGCCTACCTGTTGCAAAGTATTATGCAGCGGCTTGAGAATCTTCATGTGCCGAGAATCGTTGCCGTTTTGATTGTTAGCCTGGGGTTCCTGGCGCTGCTCCTGAGTCTTTTCCTCGGCCTGATTCCTGTCGTCGTTGCGCAACTTTCTGAACTGGTGCAGCAGGCGCCGGCAGTCGTCAGCCGGTTGCAGCAACAGTTGCTGGATCTGCCGGTACGCTATCCGGAATACTTTACCGAGAGCCAGGTCAGTGAGTTCGTCAGCAGGCTGGGCAGCGAGCTTGTCGGTCTAGGCCAGAAAGCGATTTCCTTTTCGCTGACCTCGGTGCTGACCCTGGTCACCGTCATTGTTTACCTGATACTGGTTCCGATGATGGTCGTGTTCATGATTCGTGACCGCGCGTTGCTGACCGAGTGGTTTGCCAGTTTTCTGCCACGGGACCGGCAGGTTACCACCGACGTCTGGACAGAGGTAAATGCCAGTATTAGCAATTATGTCGATGGCAAAGTACTGGAAATCATGATTATCGGGGTTACGAGTTTTCTGGTTTTTTCCTTACTGGGGCTGGAATACGCGGTTTTGCTCGGGGCAATTACCGGTTTCTCTGTTTTGATCCCGTATATTGGCGCCGCCGTCGTCACCTTGCCGGTGGCGCTGCTTGCCTATATCCAATGGGGCTTCGAGCCATCGTTTTATTACGTCGTTATTGCTTACCTGGTAATCCAGGCTCTCGATGGAAACTTGCTGGCGCCGTTGTTGTTTAGTGAAGCGGTGGATCTGCACCCGGTTGCGATCATAGCGGCCGTGTTGCTATTCGGCGGGTTATGGGGATTCTGGGGCGTATTTTTTGCCATCCCGCTGGCAACAGTGGTCAAAGCCGTGTTGCGGGCCTGGCGGCTTCGAAACCCGGAACCTGAGGTGGAAGACATAGAGGCAGAGGCAGAGGCCTAGGGGTTTTGCAGGGTTTTCCCGCTTTCTCGCCACCAGGCGCAAAATTCATCGAAGTCGATTTCGTTGTCGCCGTTGGTGTCCATGGCCTCGAACGCAAGGCGGGCGATGTCGTCAACCCGGCTTAGCCCCATCGAGCGTAAAAGCCTGGAGAATTCTTCGTAGTCGATTGACCCGCTGCCGTTGGTATCGATATTGGCAAAATGAGCTTGCAGTTCCAATTTTTCGTCATGCACGTTGCCGTCTCCTAGCGATGGGACAGGAAAATACGCAGTCGCGTCACAACATACCAGACGGCAGCCGCCAGGCCGATACCGATATACCATGGCGATGGCAGATTCTTCCCCTGAGTTGTTTCCAGCAATATGAGTCCAATGCAAATGACGAGCAAGGTCATCGCCAGGGCAAGCTGCATTTTCATAGCGGTCGATTTCTTGCGTTGCCGCGAACGTTGGCGGGAGGTGAGTTCAGGGTCGTCGCCGCTCACATCTTCATGGCAATGCGGGCAGCGGGCGGCCCTGGTCGAGATTTTCTTCCGGCAGACCGGGCATTGGGTAATCGCCATTTTATTTCTTCCCACTTCCGGCAATCCGGATGTCGTCGCTGGCTTGGGTGAAAAAACGCAGCAGGCGTTCGTTGCCGCGGTTTGGCCAGATATGGCCGGCATTATACAAACCGTAAACCATCATGGCGCCGCCGGATTTCGGGTAAAGCAAGGTACAGCAGTCCTCATAATCCGTTTGTTCTCCGCTTGCCTGGTTGTGCCGGGCCAATGCTTTTACCGTCTTGACCCACTGGTCCTGGTACCGGGTGCCTTCCCTGCGGCCAAACAGGTATATAAAAGGCTTGGGTGGCGTATCCGACCGGAAATCCGGTTGCAAGGCCCCGATTACCGCATAAGCCACAAAGCTGTCGGTACGTTCCTTGAGCAGCAGGAAGGTGAAGTGCCCGCCATTTGAAAAACCGGCCACATAGGTTTTTTGAGGGTCCACGTCGAACATCGTCGTCAGCCGCTGGAGCAGGCGGTCGGTGAATTTCAGATCGCGGTCAGCGTACTGACCGACACGGCCCTGCCAGCCACGCATCGGTGGTCGGGTATCGATAGTCAGGCCTCGAGGGTAAACGACAACCGCTTCTTTCCAGTCTTTGTGCAGTTTGACGGCGCGCGCAAATTTGCCGCTGTCATCTCCGCGGCCATGAAAAACGAAAACCAGTGGAAGCTTGGTGTCACCCGGATTCGAGGGAGAAAAAACCAGCGCGCTGCGCTTGACGTCATCGATCGTCATCTTGATGACCTGGCGATCCGCGAGGGCTGGGGCGGAGAAAGCCGCAACCAGCAAAGTGACGAGAAAAACGCCTGGCAGACGGTTCGATCCCACCGGCTCGTCATGGGTTTTGCGACCAGCGTTCAATCCATTCGCCTGCGACCAGCATCCAAGCTGCAACGGGAGGAAGAACATAATGCCTAAGATACTGAAATTACTGGCCAGTTTCATCATCGCGATGATGAGCGTAACCACAGCCAATGCCGCTGATAGCCGAGAAATCGGTGACAGCTTTTCCGCCGATGGAATCGATGTCATCTCGATCAACGCCGGGGTCGGTTCGGTCGAGCTGATAGCCAGCGGTGGCGATGCAATTACCGTTCTGGTGTCAGTCGAACCGGATAACGGCTGGTTTCGCAGCGGACCTGATCGCGAGGACCTGGAAAAAATTACGCTGCAAAAGGCAACGAAGAAAGGAAAGCTTTCCCTGCGGCTTGGTTTTCCTCGTGGCTTCGACGAAGACGATATCGAGGAACACTGGGAGATCGAGGTACCCGCCAGATTACAAGCCAAGGTAAGGATCGGCGTAGGCAGGATCAGTATCGAAGGCGTAGCCGGTGGCGTGAACGTGCATGCCGGGGTTGGCGAAGTCAGGATCGATGTCCCGCGTGGCGATGTTCGTGCTCATGCCTCGGTTGGCGATGTAAGGGTCAAGAGCGCGACGAAATCGGCTGGCAACATCGAAATGGATGCGGATGTCGGCAATGTTTCATTGAAAATGAACGGCAGGAATTACGAGGCGGAACGCGGGTGGGGCCCTGGCGCCAGTCTGGAGCTGGAGGGATCCGGAGCGGATGAGTTCGACGTGTCCGCCGATGTTGGCAATGCTCAACTCACCATCAGCAGCGGCTGAATACCTGTCTCCAGCGGATTTTTATGGATAATGATTGTGGCCGGCTCCTTGCCGGCCATTTTTTGCAGCGAAGCAGAGCGGTTTTCCCAGTCGTCGATGCCCCGGGAGCAAGAAATTTCGCCGTGTGTATTGCACAGTTGCCCATCTTTTCGGATTATCTGCATAATGCGGATGAAAGGATCGATGCCGGCTCTGGATATCCGGCGCCGATACCGGCAGGAGAAAACGATGGAAGAAGCTTGGGCAAAACGCCAGGAAGACATCAGTTCGAATTTTGCGTACTTTGATAGCGACGGTAACGGCCATATCGATTTCAAGGAGTTTCAGCGCTTGTTGAAAACACTGTCGCCAAACGTAACCACCCAGCAGGCTGCCGAGGGGTTTTCGATGATCGATACCAATTGCGACGGAGCAATCGATCTGGAAGAGTTCACGGTCTGGTGGAAAACGACCTGGTGGGAATATTAAAAATAATATAAAACAATAAGTTATAATCGTTAATTAATCTAAATTATCAATGTTGATCATTTATGCCAGTCGTGCTAACACTTGGTTTTTCAGTTGTCTAACCTTATATCGGGTAAATGAAAACGGAGATAGCCAGACCCATGAGCCTGCAAGTCGACGCCGTCGCTGATTTTATTTGCCCCTGGTGCTACCTGGGGAAGAGCCGGCTCGAACAAGCGCTGAACCATATCCAGGGTACAGATCAGCCCAAAGTCTTGTGGCACCCGTTTCAACTCAATCCGGATATGCCGGTCGATGGCATGCCTTTCGACGAATACCTGGATAAACGATTCGGTGGACGCGAACTGGTCCAGCCGTTTCTCGATGAACTCACAGTCGTCGGAGAAAAAGAGGGGATTATCTTCCGCTTCGACCAACTCGAACGCATACCCAACACGCTGAATGCGCATCGCCTGATTCAGATTGCCAGTCCCGGTCTGCAACAAAACCGGCTGGTCGATTTGCTGTTCAGCAATTTTTTCGAACACGGTAGAGACATCGGCGACAATGACTTGTTGTCCGTGCTTGCCCGCCAGGCCGGTCTCGACGCGGCAGCGATCGGTAGATTTCAACGCCCGGACAGTGGATTGGCGGAAGTCCGCGCCGAAGAAAAGCACCTGCGTGAGATGGGCGTGAGCGGGGTGCCCAACTACATCCTCAACGGCAAATACGCGGTCGCAGGCGCACAGGACGCTGACGCATTGGTTCGGGTGTTCGACCAGGTGATGTTTGCCAGCGGTTCCAATCCGGCCACATCCAGCCGCCTGCACTGAACTCAGTCGGCCGCGGCGATGGGTGACAGGATTTGGATGAAGACTTTGCGTGTTTCCCGGTAGCGTTCCTTAGCTTTTGCGACTCTTCCTGCGCCGCATGAATGCCTTCTTGCAGAAGGCGGCAGGATGCCTGCGTAATCCGGCGCATTGACTTTTGTTTGCGCTGACTTCTAACCTAGGCGCCACAACGGCGGTGCCCGCCGGAACAGTTCCGAGAGCGTTTGCAGCCAGACCGATGAACCATCCCAGCGCCAAACCAATATTGTATCTGCTGATCGTGGCGCTCACGGCAGTGCCGGCATTACCCGCCGGGAGCGATACATCGAAGGGTAGCCCGTTTGTCGATTTCACCGCCGCGAGCGGGCTCGATTTCATCCACTTCAACGGCATGTCCGGAGAGTTGTATTACGCGGAGATGATGGGGCCGGGCGCCGCCCTGTTCGACTATGACAACGACGGCGACCTGGATATTTACCTGGTGCAGGGCGCAATGCTTGGTGCAGACAAAGAGATTTCCGCGGCGACTTTCCTACCGCAACATGAGCTACCGCTGACCGATCGCCTGTATCGCAACGATTATGGTGACGGTGGCTCGGATCTTGTCCGTTTCACCGATGTCACGAAAGCGGCCGGCATCGCAGCGTCGGCGTACGGCATGGGTGTCGCTGCCGGTGATTTCGATAACGACGGGCATGTCGACCTGTATATCAGCAATTTCGGCCCGAACCAGCTATTGCGTAACAATGGCGATGGCACCTTCACCGATGTAACCGCAGCCGCCGGCGTCGGCGATCCGGCGTGGAGCGTCAGCAGCAGTTTTGTCGATTACGATGGCGATGGCCTGCTCGATATCTATGTCGGCAATTACGTGGATTACACGATCGCCGGCAACAAGCCTTGCCGGTCGACGACCAGCGCCAGGGATTACTGCTCACCCAAGGTGTACCGGCCGCAAAACGACACCTTGTACCGGAACCTGGGCAACGGCAGCTTTGCCGATGTCAGCCGGGTAGCTGGAATCCATGCAGTGACCGGTGGCGCGCTCGGGGTCGTTGCCGCCGATTTCAACGGCGATATGACGATCGACATCTACGTGGCCAACGATGGCGTGCCGAACCAGTTGTGGATCAATGACGGGGAAGGGCGGTTTCACGATGAGGCGTATTTGTCGGGAGTCGCCGTGAACATGGACGGTGCGCCGGAGGCCAGCATGGGCGTGGCTGCCGCCGATTTTGACGGCGATGGCGACCTGGATCTGCTGATGACGCACCTGGCGCGGGAAACCAACACGCTGTATGTCAACGATGGCAGCGGCTGGTTCGAGGACCGAACGGCGACCGCCGGTCTGGCGGGCGCCAGTTTTGCCTATACCGGTTTTGGCACGGTCTGGCTCGATTACGATAACGATGGCTGGCTGGATTTGTTTGTCGCCAACGGCGCAGTCACACGCAACCAGCAATTGGTCGATCTCGGCGATCCCCATCCGCTCGGGCAGAAGAACCAGCTTTTTCGCAATACGGGGAACGCGCAATTCAAGCTGTTCGAGTTCGCCGATGAGCCGGTCTTTGGCGTGGCTGAGATCAGTCGTGGCGTGGCCTCCGGTGATATCGACAACGATGGGGATGTAGATCTCCTGGTAGTCAATAACGCGGGTCCGGCACGCCTGTTGCTCAACCAGGCAGGAAACCATGCTGGTTGGATTGGCTTCAGGCTGACCGATGCCGGTGGCCGCGTCGATCAGCTTGGCGCCCTGGTCAGTCTCAGTAACCAGGATGGGAAAGTCCGGCTCGGGCGCA
Above is a genomic segment from Pseudomonadota bacterium containing:
- a CDS encoding AI-2E family transporter, with the translated sequence MNYIGDWFRKRMSDPQMVLLGIVLLTISAIIYFTGRILAPVFAAVIIAYLLQSIMQRLENLHVPRIVAVLIVSLGFLALLLSLFLGLIPVVVAQLSELVQQAPAVVSRLQQQLLDLPVRYPEYFTESQVSEFVSRLGSELVGLGQKAISFSLTSVLTLVTVIVYLILVPMMVVFMIRDRALLTEWFASFLPRDRQVTTDVWTEVNASISNYVDGKVLEIMIIGVTSFLVFSLLGLEYAVLLGAITGFSVLIPYIGAAVVTLPVALLAYIQWGFEPSFYYVVIAYLVIQALDGNLLAPLLFSEAVDLHPVAIIAAVLLFGGLWGFWGVFFAIPLATVVKAVLRAWRLRNPEPEVEDIEAEAEA
- a CDS encoding CRTAC1 family protein, translating into MNHPSAKPILYLLIVALTAVPALPAGSDTSKGSPFVDFTAASGLDFIHFNGMSGELYYAEMMGPGAALFDYDNDGDLDIYLVQGAMLGADKEISAATFLPQHELPLTDRLYRNDYGDGGSDLVRFTDVTKAAGIAASAYGMGVAAGDFDNDGHVDLYISNFGPNQLLRNNGDGTFTDVTAAAGVGDPAWSVSSSFVDYDGDGLLDIYVGNYVDYTIAGNKPCRSTTSARDYCSPKVYRPQNDTLYRNLGNGSFADVSRVAGIHAVTGGALGVVAADFNGDMTIDIYVANDGVPNQLWINDGEGRFHDEAYLSGVAVNMDGAPEASMGVAAADFDGDGDLDLLMTHLARETNTLYVNDGSGWFEDRTATAGLAGASFAYTGFGTVWLDYDNDGWLDLFVANGAVTRNQQLVDLGDPHPLGQKNQLFRNTGNAQFKLFEFADEPVFGVAEISRGVASGDIDNDGDVDLLVVNNAGPARLLLNQAGNHAGWIGFRLTDAGGRVDQLGALVSLSNQDGKVRLGRTATDGSYASASDPRLVFGLGKQEPGKYRVDVVWPDRQREHWRRLDAGRYHTLRKGSGASGE
- a CDS encoding DsbA family oxidoreductase is translated as MSLQVDAVADFICPWCYLGKSRLEQALNHIQGTDQPKVLWHPFQLNPDMPVDGMPFDEYLDKRFGGRELVQPFLDELTVVGEKEGIIFRFDQLERIPNTLNAHRLIQIASPGLQQNRLVDLLFSNFFEHGRDIGDNDLLSVLARQAGLDAAAIGRFQRPDSGLAEVRAEEKHLREMGVSGVPNYILNGKYAVAGAQDADALVRVFDQVMFASGSNPATSSRLH
- a CDS encoding EF-hand domain-containing protein, which codes for MHDEKLELQAHFANIDTNGSGSIDYEEFSRLLRSMGLSRVDDIARLAFEAMDTNGDNEIDFDEFCAWWRESGKTLQNP
- a CDS encoding EF-hand domain-containing protein yields the protein MEEAWAKRQEDISSNFAYFDSDGNGHIDFKEFQRLLKTLSPNVTTQQAAEGFSMIDTNCDGAIDLEEFTVWWKTTWWEY